GGCGGCGAGCGGGCTGTTCAGGCCCAGCAGCAGGGTGATCAGGCCCAGGTGGCTGATGGTCGAGTAGGCCAGCAGGCCCTTGAGGTCGTTCTGGAACATCGCGCAGTAGGCGCCCAGCACCAGGGTCGCGGCGCCGGCGCCGCCGACGATCCAGAACCATTCCTCGCTGCCGGACAGCGAAGGCCAGAGGCGCGCGAGCAGGAACACCCCGGCCTTGACCATGGTCGCCGAGTGCAGGTAGGCCGAGACCGGCGTGGGCGCGGCCATGGCGTGGGGCAGCCAGAAATGGAAGGGGAATTGCGCGCTTTTGCTGAGGGCGCCGATCAGGATCAGCGGGAGCAGGATGGGGTAGAGGGCATGGGCTCGGATGGTCTCTCCGGCAGCCAGGACCTTGTCCAGGTCGTAGCTGCCGACCACATGGCCGAGCAGCATGACCCCCACCAGCAGGCACAGGCCTCCGGCGCCGGTGACCATCAGCGCCATATAGGCGCCGCGGCGGGCGTCGGAGCGGTGGTGCCAGTAGCCGATCAACAGGAAGGAGAACAGGCTGGTCAGTTCCCAGAAGAACACGATCTGGATCAGGTTGCCGGAGATCACCAGGCCGAGCATGGCGCCCATGAACGCCAGGAAAAACGCGAAGAAGCGCGGCACCGGATCGTCCGGCGACATGTAGTAGCGCGCATACAGCGACACCAGGGTGCCGATGCCCAGCACCAGCATGGAGAACAGCCAGGCGAAGCCGTCCATGCGCAGCACGAAGTTCAGGCCCAGGCTGGGCAGCCAGTTGAACTCTTCGCGAATGACCCCGCCATGGGCGATCTGCGGGTACATGAGGGCCACGGCCACGGTGCCGGCCAAGGCGACCAGGCCGGCCAGCAGGGACTCGGTATTACGTGCGTTGTGCGGCAGCAAGGCCGCCAGACAGCTGCCGATAAAAGGCAGAAGCAGTAGAACTATCAGGGACATAGGCTTCTAATCTGCGGGAATTTGTGATGCATCATACGTGCCGACTCTGCGATCACCAACCTTGAAGCTGTGGCAGGATCCTACAAAAATCCCCCGGCGGCCGCGGGCAACCCGCCGGCCAATGCCTGCTTGCCCGGGATGCGAGAAGCACGCGGTAGCGCTCAACGGGGGCGCCGGGGCTCTTTTTATCAAGATGTGACATCGAGCATTTTTCGCCGCCTGCAAGTTGTGTAACATCCGCAACCCCTGAAGTTAAAGGACTATATCTATGGCAGGAAAGCCAGTTGCACGGCTTGGAGACCCTGGAAGCCACGGCGGCAGCATCTCCACAGGTTCAAGCCCCATCTATGTCAACTCCCTGCCAGTGGCCTGCGTGGGCGATCTGTATGCCTGCCCCCTCCATGGTCCCAACCCGATCACCAGTGGCGCGCCCCATGCCTTCGGCCTGGGCAAGGACGTGGCCCATGTCGGTTCTCAAACCGCCTGCGGCGCCAGCATCACCGCCGGTTCCCCCGATACCTTTGTCGGCAGTGCCGCCGCCAGCCCGGTCAGCAGCGTTTTCTCCGAGCTCCTGAAGGAAAAGACCTTCGTCGAATTCCAGTTGCTCAACGACCTGGAACAGCCGATCGCCAACGAGAAGTTCGTGCTGACCCTGCCTGACGGCAAGGTCATCAACGGTGTGCTCGATGGGCAGGGCCGGGTGCATGTGGCGGATGTCCCCCGGGGCAGCTGCAGTATCAAATTTCCAGACCTTGAAGATACGGAACATCTTTAATGACCGAGCCTAGTAGAACGACCGGGACAACGCAGGCGGCAAAAACTACCGGGGCCCAGGGCAAGACGACCCAGACCAATCAGTTGGTGGTTTCCGGGCCCTACATGGAGATCCTGATAGGGGGGCCTTACACCAAGGACAAGGAAGAGCATCTTTTTGGCCACGCCGCATTGCGTGTGGTGGTCGGTAGCAAAGAGGTCATCTACGACTTCGGGCGTTATGGCAAGACCTGGGGCAAGTTCGACAGTGAAGGCGAGGGCGTCATGAACGTCTGGACCTCCTTCAGGACCTACATTGCCGGTGAAAACAGCCTCAAGCGAACGACGACCGGGTTTGTCTACTATCTGGACAAGGCCAAGGCCGAAGCGGTGATCGCCCACTTCGACGGGGTGGTGGCCAAGCAGAAAGAGGTCCGGCGCAAAACGCCGACCGCGACCCGTTATGTGCTGCCCGGGGATTACCACCCGACGACCAACAACTGCACGACCGTGACCCTCGAAGGGGCGAAGGTCTCGGGCAAGAAACTGGTCCAGGACCCTGCCAAGTACCGGGAAATGCGAGGTTTGTCCTGGCTGGAGAAACAGGCCGCACGGACTCAGACATGGACTGCCGACGGGATTTTCATGCCGGCCGACTTGCAGGCGATGTTAGAGGGGAACACGGAGGCCCGTTATGACAAGAAAAATATTTACAAGTAGAAGTGCTCTCGCCTGGCTGGTCGGCCTGCTCCTGGCCAATACCGTGCTGTTGGCTGTTTTATTGTTCAATAACGCCTCGAAGGGATATGACATGAAGATGATCAAGACGAAAGAGCCGCTGCTGATTGAAAGCCCGACGGGTGACGACAATTATTATGTGCTGCCGGTTGGAACCACGCTCTATCGGGAAAAGAGCTTTCCGGAAGGGCATGATCGTTATGTCGTCTACTTGAACCACAAAGGCAACATCGCCCACGAAGAGGTGCCGATGAAACCCGAGTACGGTGGCCAGCTCATCGATCCGCTGTGGGTGTCGAATGTCGATGCCGATACCTTGAAGGTGCTGTTCAACCGGTTCCCGCTGTCCAAGGACGATGTGGTCGCGGCCATCAAGTCCAATGAGATCACCCGCGACGACCTCGCCGACATCATCCGCTCGCTGCCCTAGCCAGCCTGCGGGAGCGGGCAAGGGATGAGGGAACCGCGCCCGGGGCAGGGCGCGGTCAGCGGTTCGAATCCAGCGCCTCTTGCTCGACCTTCGCCTCGGGCGCTTCGTCGCCCTTGCCCCGGGTCTTCAACTCGCTGACGATCACCGCCGCGACGATCAGCCCGCCACCCAGCAGGGCCAGTGCCGGCAGGCGCTCGCCGGCGATGCGCCCGACCAGCCCGGCCCACACCGGCTCACCGGCGTAGATCAGGGTGGCGCGGGTCGGCGACACGCTTTTCTGCGCCCAGTTCATCGCCACCTGGATCGCCGCGCTGGCGGCGCCCAGGCCCAGGGCGCTGGCCAGCAGCAGCCAGGAAAAGTCCGGCAGGGTTTCCCCGGTCGGTACTACCATCAAAAATGACAGCACCGAGGTCGCCGCCAGTTGCACCACGGTGACCCGGCGCACATCGACCTGGCCGGCATAGGTGCTGATAAGGATGATTTCCGCGGCGATCGCCACGGTGCTGATCAGGGTGGCGATTTCCCCGGGGCTGAAGTCCAGGGACGCGCCGCCGGGCCCGGAGAGCAGCATCAGGCCGGTAAAGGCCAGCATGATGCCGATGCTGGGCATCAGCCCCGGGCGCTTGCCCATGAACAGCCATTGCAGCAGCGGCACGAAGGGCACGTACAGCGCGGTGATAAAGGCCGACTGGCTGCTGGGAATGGTTTGCAGGCCCACGGTCTGCAGGCCGTAGCCGAGCATGATGGCGGTGCCGATGAACACCCCGGCCTTGAGTTCGAACAGGGTCAGGCCGCGCAGGCTGCGCAGCGAGAACAGACCGACGATGCAGGCCGCCGCGGCGAAGCGCAGGCCGACGAAGAACATCGGGCCGCTGACGGTCATGGCGTGCTGCACCGTGAGGAAGGTGCCGCCCCAGACCATGGTGATCAGCACCAGCACGCACTCGGCTTTGCTCAGTTTGAAGAAAAAGGACGATGCTTTGCTGGCGTTCACAGACGTCATACCTTGCGCGCTACCCGGGGCGGCCGCACAATGCGCCGCGAAGTTGGGCAGTATACTGCGCAAACCTACACAGTGAGCAATATAGTGCACAAGGATTCCGGGCAGCGCGCTTCCGTGCTGCAACATGTCAGTCAGAACGTCCGCCGGCTGCGCCACGCCGCCGAGCTGAGCCAGAGCGCCCTGGCGGAGAAATCCGGGGTCAGCCGGCGCATGCTGGTGGCCATCGAGGCCGGCGAGAAGAATGTCAGCCTGAGCACCCTGGACCGGGTGGCCGAAGCCCTGGACGTGGCCTTCAGCGACCTGATCCAGGCCCCCGACGCCCGCGACCCGAGCCGGATCAACGAGC
This portion of the Pseudomonas sp. MRSN 12121 genome encodes:
- a CDS encoding PAAR domain-containing protein; this encodes MAGKPVARLGDPGSHGGSISTGSSPIYVNSLPVACVGDLYACPLHGPNPITSGAPHAFGLGKDVAHVGSQTACGASITAGSPDTFVGSAAASPVSSVFSELLKEKTFVEFQLLNDLEQPIANEKFVLTLPDGKVINGVLDGQGRVHVADVPRGSCSIKFPDLEDTEHL
- a CDS encoding DMT family transporter, which gives rise to MTSVNASKASSFFFKLSKAECVLVLITMVWGGTFLTVQHAMTVSGPMFFVGLRFAAAACIVGLFSLRSLRGLTLFELKAGVFIGTAIMLGYGLQTVGLQTIPSSQSAFITALYVPFVPLLQWLFMGKRPGLMPSIGIMLAFTGLMLLSGPGGASLDFSPGEIATLISTVAIAAEIILISTYAGQVDVRRVTVVQLAATSVLSFLMVVPTGETLPDFSWLLLASALGLGAASAAIQVAMNWAQKSVSPTRATLIYAGEPVWAGLVGRIAGERLPALALLGGGLIVAAVIVSELKTRGKGDEAPEAKVEQEALDSNR